From one Streptomyces sp. N50 genomic stretch:
- a CDS encoding cytochrome ubiquinol oxidase subunit I, producing the protein MELALAPETLARWQFGITTVYHFLFVPLTISLAALTAGLQTAWVRTEKEKYLRATKFWGKLFLINIAMGVVTGIVQEFQFGMNWSAYSRFVGDIFGAPLAFEALIAFFFESTFIGLWIFGWDKLPKRIHLACIWMVSIGTILSAYFILAANSWMQHPVGYRINKAKGRAELTDFWHVLTQNTALAQAFHTLSASFLTGGAFMVGIAAFHLFRKKHIAVMKSSLRLGLVTVAIAGLLTAVSGDTLGKVMFKQQPMKMAAAEALWDGQNSAPFSIFAYGDVSKGHNSVELSIPGILSFLADDDFNSYVPGINDTNKAEQAKYGPGDYRPIIPVTFWAFRWMIGFGMASFAIGLAGLWLTRKKFMLPQHLRVAEDEVPNIVLFKKKALGPKLTKLYWLVSIWTLGFPLIANSWGWIFTEMGRQPWVVYGLFQTRDAVSPSVSQGEVLTSMIVFTSLYAILAVIEVKLLAKYVKAGPPELTEADLNPPTKIGGDSQDADKPMAFSY; encoded by the coding sequence GTGGAATTGGCTCTGGCGCCGGAGACACTGGCGCGATGGCAGTTCGGCATCACCACCGTCTACCACTTCCTGTTCGTCCCCCTGACGATCTCGCTCGCCGCTCTCACGGCCGGGCTGCAGACCGCGTGGGTGCGCACGGAGAAGGAGAAGTACCTCAGGGCCACCAAGTTCTGGGGCAAGCTCTTCCTGATCAACATCGCCATGGGCGTCGTCACGGGCATCGTGCAGGAGTTCCAGTTCGGCATGAACTGGTCCGCCTACTCGCGGTTCGTCGGTGACATCTTCGGTGCCCCGCTCGCCTTCGAGGCGCTGATCGCGTTCTTCTTCGAGTCCACCTTCATCGGGCTGTGGATCTTCGGCTGGGACAAGCTGCCCAAGCGGATCCACCTGGCCTGCATCTGGATGGTCTCGATCGGCACGATCCTGTCGGCGTACTTCATCCTCGCGGCCAACTCGTGGATGCAGCACCCCGTCGGCTACCGGATCAACAAGGCCAAGGGCCGTGCCGAACTCACCGACTTCTGGCACGTGCTGACCCAGAACACCGCCCTCGCGCAGGCCTTCCACACGCTCTCCGCGTCGTTCCTGACCGGCGGCGCGTTCATGGTCGGCATCGCGGCCTTTCATCTGTTCCGCAAGAAGCACATCGCGGTGATGAAGAGCTCGCTGCGGCTGGGCCTGGTCACCGTCGCCATCGCCGGCCTGCTCACCGCCGTCAGCGGCGACACCCTCGGCAAGGTCATGTTCAAGCAGCAGCCCATGAAGATGGCCGCCGCCGAAGCCCTGTGGGACGGCCAGAACTCCGCGCCGTTCTCGATCTTCGCCTACGGCGACGTCAGCAAGGGCCACAACTCCGTCGAGCTGTCGATCCCCGGGATACTGTCCTTCCTCGCCGACGACGACTTCAACTCGTACGTCCCCGGCATCAACGACACCAACAAGGCCGAGCAGGCCAAGTACGGTCCCGGCGACTACCGGCCCATCATCCCCGTCACCTTCTGGGCGTTCCGCTGGATGATCGGCTTCGGCATGGCGTCCTTCGCCATCGGCCTGGCCGGACTCTGGCTGACCCGCAAGAAGTTCATGCTGCCGCAGCATCTGCGGGTCGCCGAGGACGAAGTGCCGAACATCGTCCTCTTCAAGAAGAAGGCCCTCGGCCCGAAGCTCACCAAGCTCTACTGGCTCGTGTCGATCTGGACCCTCGGCTTCCCGCTGATCGCCAACTCCTGGGGCTGGATCTTCACCGAGATGGGCCGCCAGCCCTGGGTCGTCTACGGCCTCTTCCAGACCCGTGACGCCGTCTCCCCCAGCGTCTCGCAGGGCGAGGTCCTCACCTCGATGATCGTCTTCACCTCGCTCTACGCGATCCTCGCCGTCATCGAGGTCAAGCTGCTCGCGAAGTACGTCAAGGCCGGCCCGCCCGAACTCACCGAGGCCGACCTCAACCCGCCCACGAAGATCGGCGGCGACTCCCAGGACGCCGACAAGCCGATGGCCTTCTCGTACTAG
- the hisC gene encoding histidinol-phosphate transaminase, translated as MSETSPKLRAELEGIPTYKPGRPASADGPVAYKLSSNENPYPPLPGVMESVTAAAQNFNRYPDMACTGLMNELAERFGVPVSHLATGTGSVGVAQQLIQATAGPGDEVMYAWRSFEAYPIITRVSGATPVQVPLTSGDVHDLDAMADAITDRTRLIFVCNPNNPTGTVVRRAELERFLDRVPGDVLVVLDEAYREFIRDLDVPDGVQLYRDRPNVCVLRTFSKAYGLAGLRVGFAIAHEPVAAALRKTAVPFGVSQLAQDAAIASLRAEDELLGRVGSLVGERTRVADALRAQGWTVPETQANFVWLRLGERTLDFAAACEQHGVVVRPFAGEGVRITIGETEANDIFLKVAEGFRKEL; from the coding sequence GTGAGCGAGACGAGCCCGAAGCTGCGCGCCGAGCTGGAGGGTATCCCCACCTACAAGCCGGGCAGGCCCGCCTCGGCGGACGGTCCGGTGGCCTACAAGCTGTCCTCCAACGAGAACCCGTACCCCCCGCTCCCCGGTGTGATGGAGAGCGTCACCGCGGCCGCCCAGAACTTCAACCGGTACCCCGACATGGCGTGCACCGGCCTGATGAACGAGCTGGCGGAACGGTTCGGCGTCCCCGTCTCCCACCTGGCCACCGGCACCGGCTCGGTCGGCGTCGCCCAGCAGCTCATCCAGGCGACAGCCGGCCCCGGCGACGAGGTCATGTACGCCTGGCGCTCCTTCGAGGCGTACCCGATCATCACGCGGGTCAGCGGCGCCACGCCGGTACAGGTGCCGTTGACCTCCGGCGACGTGCACGACCTCGACGCGATGGCCGACGCCATCACCGACCGCACCCGGCTGATCTTCGTCTGCAACCCCAACAACCCGACCGGTACGGTCGTCCGCCGGGCCGAGCTGGAGCGCTTCCTGGACCGGGTGCCCGGCGATGTGCTCGTCGTCCTGGACGAGGCGTATCGGGAGTTCATCCGGGATCTCGACGTGCCGGACGGTGTCCAGCTCTACCGCGACCGGCCGAACGTCTGCGTCCTGCGCACCTTCTCCAAGGCCTACGGCCTCGCCGGGCTGCGGGTCGGTTTCGCGATCGCCCACGAGCCGGTCGCGGCGGCGCTGCGCAAGACGGCCGTGCCCTTCGGCGTGAGCCAGCTCGCGCAGGACGCGGCGATCGCCTCGCTGCGCGCCGAGGACGAACTGCTCGGCCGCGTCGGCTCGTTGGTCGGCGAGCGCACCCGCGTGGCCGACGCGCTGCGCGCCCAGGGCTGGACGGTCCCGGAGACCCAGGCCAACTTCGTGTGGCTGCGGCTGGGGGAGCGCACGCTCGACTTCGCGGCGGCCTGCGAGCAACACGGTGTGGTGGTCCGGCCGTTCGCGGGCGAGGGTGTGCGGATCACGATCGGGGAGACCGAGGCCAACGACATCTTCCTGAAGGTGGCGGAGGGCTTCCGCAAGGAGCTCTAG